GGTCGGATTGTGGCTGGCGGCGGAACTGCGCCTCGGCGGCGTCGACGTGCTCGTGCTGGAGGCGCGCGCCGAGCCGGACCCGAACTCGAAAGCGCTGGCGATCCACCCTCGCACTCTCGAAATGCTGGCGTCGCGAGGGCTGCTCGACCGATTTCTCGCCGAAGGCAGCCGGATTCCGAGCGGGCACTTCGCCGCGTTGGCCACTCGGCTGGATTTCCGGCTGCTCGACACCCCGTACCAGTTCACGCTGTCACTTCCGCAAGTGCGCACCGAACAACTCCTGGAAACGCACGCTCGCTCGGCCGGAGCCGACATCCGGCGCGGGCGTCGCGTCGCGGGATTGACCGCGCGAACCGAGTCGGTCGTCGTACACCTCGATGAGGGAGCCGCCATCGAAGCGGAATGGGTCGTGGGATGCGACGGGGTCCGCAGCACGGTACGGCAGGCCGCGGGCATCGCCTATCCGGGAACCGAATCCACGATGCTGGGCTGGCTCGGCGATGTGGAACTCGCCGACCCACCACCGCAGCCCGTCCTGAGCGAATGGACCGAGGCGGGCCTGCTCATGGTTGTGCGGCTGCCCGGTGGCTGTTATCGCCTGATCGGTATCACGCCCAAGGATCTGCGCACCGATCGGCCCGGCGCACTCACCCTCGACGAATTGCGGGCGAAGACCCTGGCGATCGCGGGCACCGAGTGGGGGATGCACTCCCCCACGTGGTTGTCCCGCTTCGGCAACGCCTCGCGGCAAGCCGAACGCTACCGAGCCGACCGGATATTGCTCGCCGGTGACGCGGCACACCAGCACATGCCCGCGGGCGGGGTCGGAATGAATCTCGGCCTCGCGGACGCGATGAATCTCGGCTGGAAGCTCGCCGCCACCGTATCGGGGCGAGCACCCGAAGGCTTGCTGGACACCTATCACACCGAGCGGCACCCGGTCGGCGCCCGGGCATTGCGCAGCACCCAAGCCCAGGCGGCGCTGATGACTTCCTTCTCGTCGGACGGCAGGCAGTTGCGCACCCTGTTGTCCGACCTCATCGGCAACCGACCCGAATTCGCTCGCACGCTCGCCGAGCAGCTGTCCGGACTGTCGGTGGCCTACCCCGCCGCACCCGGCGCGCACGCCCTGACCGGTCACCGCGCCCCGGACCTGCCGCTCGACGACGGCCGGTCGCTGTTCACGGCTCTCACCGACGCACGCCACGTCCTGGTCGACATCGCCGGCGGCCTGGGGCCGGTCGGTGAGCTACCGCTCGCGCGGGCGGTTCCGATCCACGACCGACCGGAGTGGGCAGGGGTGACAGCGGCGCTGGTGCGACCCGACGGCTACCTGGCCTGGGTCGGCAGCCACGACACCGGACCGGTCACCGCGGGCCTGGTCTGATGGCGACATAAACCACTGCACCACAATCCGTTTCGGCGGCGCGTGCTGCCAGGATGGAGGAGTGCTCGCGCAGAATACGCTGAACTCGGTACGGACGAGAGTGTCCTCGACCTACGTGCTCGCCGCGCTGATCGTCCTGGCGGTGGGCCTGCAAGCTCCCCTGGTCCGCGTAGTCGGGTCCTCGGCGCGGTGGCAGACCGCGGTGACGGTCTTCGCCGGCGTGTTCGTGCAGGCGGTGCCGTTCTTGGTGCTGGGGGTCCTGGTCAGCGGCGCGATCGCGGCGTTCGTCTCGCCCGCGATGCTGCGGAGGGTGCTGCCGCGCAACGAGTCCGCCGCGATCGGAGTGGCCGGCCTGGCCGGTATGGCGCTGCCGGGCTGTGAGTGCGGGGTGGTGCCGGTCGCGCGGCGGCTCACCGAGCAGGGAGCGCCGGGTTCGGTGGCTCTGGCCTTCATGTTGTCCGCGCCCGCGATCAACCCGGTCGTGCTGATCGCCACCGCGGTGGCGTTCCCCGGCGAGCCGGGTATGGTCGCGGCGCGGTTCACCGGCTCGCTGGCCACCGCGATGGTGATGGGACTGATCTGGTCGAGGATCGGACGGCCGGCGTGGCTGCTACCCGGCGGCAGGCACGACCACTGCGCGGTGGGCCGCACCCGCTGGGAGGTCTTCACCGAAGCCGCTCGCCATGACCTGTTGCAGGCGAGTGCGTTTCTGGTGCTCGGCGCCGCGACCGCCGCCGCGCTGCACGTGCTGGTTCCGCCCGCCTGGTACGAGCACCTGGCCGGTCGGATGGTCTTGGCGGTTGTGGTGCTGGCGGTGCTGGCGATCGCGCTCGCGCTCTGCTCGGAGGCCGACGCGTTCGTCGCGGCGAGCATGTCGGCGTTGCCGCTGCTGCCGCGACTGGTGTTCCTGGTGGTGGGCCCGGCGGTCGATGTGAAGTTGTTCGCCATGCAAGCGGGCGCGTTCGGGCGCTCGTTCGCGCTGCGGTTCGCTCCGTTGACTTTCGTGGTGGCCGTGCTGTGCGGCACGATCGCCGGATACGTTCTGCTGGGAGGCGCTCGATGAGGCGGGAGACGCAGAATCTGCTGTTGCTGTTGATCGGCGGCGCGGTCTTGTGGACCGCGCTCGACGGCTCGTACCTGCGCTATGTGAAGCCGAGCCTGTATCCGTTCCTGGTGGTCAGCGGCGTCGGATTCATCCTGCTGGGACTAGTGGCCATCGGGCGCGACATCAGGCACGGCGCAGCGGCGGCCGCCGACGAGCACGACCACGCGCACGGCAGCGGCCGGGTCCAGTGGCTGCTGTTGCTTCCGGCTGCCGCACTGCTGCTCATCGCTCCGCCCGCCCTGGGCGCCCAAGCGGCGGTGACCAGCAGCCGGGTCCAGGTCGTGTCACGCGAATCATCCAGCGCAGGACCGGAGCAGCGGTCGTTTCCGCCGCTGCCCGCGGACGCGGTGCCGACGCTGCGGCTCGTCGAGCTGGTGAACCGGGCGCTGCTCGACGCCGATCGCTCTCTGGACGGCAGGGAGGTGCTGGTCAGCGGATTCGTCATGCGGCCCGACGATCCCGGTCGGCAACGACCCGGCACGCCCGACGCCGACCTCGCCCGAGTAGTCATCACGTGCTGTGTCGGCGATGCCCGATACGTGCAGGTCCACTTGGCCGGGATGACCGAAACGATCGAGGACGACGCGTGGCTCGAGGTCCGCGGTTTCGTCGAGCCGGGGAGCGCACAACACGATCCCGACCTCGTACCGACCCTCCGCGTCACCGGCTATCAGAGGGTGGCCGCGCCGGAACACACCTACGAACAGGATCGATGAAGCGCCCGCGACAAGGATCACCTCGTGTACACGGTGGCGGTGGCGCCCGCGAAAACCGCGACATCGTCGCGCTGCGCGGTGAGCGATATGGTCGCCCGCCCGGTGGCGTCGTCGACGGATCGGACCACGCCGCCGATGGAGATCTCGGCCACGCTGTCGGACGCCACCGGAACCGGGCTCGCGAACCGCACGTAGTAGCCGACGACGCCGTCCGCGACGCCGAGCCATTCGCTCAGGCACGCGGCGCCGAGACCCATCGTCAGCATGCCGTGCGCGGTCACCATGCGCAGACCCGCGTGCCGGGCGGCCTCGTCGCTCCAATGAATCGGATTGACGTCGCCGGAGACCCCGGCGTAGTGCACGAGTTCACCGCGGGACAAGCGGAACACGCGGTCGGGGAATCGTCGTCCCACTGTCAATCCCGGCACGGCGATGCGGGCGTTCCCCTCCCTCGTGAGCGAGGTCGACCGCACGGCTTGCGGCGCGAGCCGGGCCGCCGCCGGTACCGGAAGGTCGAGCATCGCGAGGGCCCGCACGGTCGGTGCCAGTTCCTGAGCGCGCCCGGCCAGGGTGGTGTGCACGGTCTGCACCGGGTTCGCCATCCCGTCGCGGATGACGGTGGTGACGGCGATGAGGTCACCACTCGGTGTGGACCGCCGGGAATCGACGACGACCTCGTGCGTCAGCCGATCTCCCGCGACCACCGGGCGGTGACAGCGGATGTCCTGATCCACGTGGAGCAGCTGCGCCGGGTCGTAACCGTCGAGCGCGGCCCGCATCTGCGACCGTTGCGCGAGAGAGCCGACCGCCGACGCGAAGGTGATCGGCGCGACCAGGCCCCGATGACCGAGCGCGGCGGCGCTGGAATCGTCCCAGTGCGCGGGATGCGAATCCTGCACGGCGCGAGCGAATTCCCGGATCTTCTCCCGGGCCACCTCGTAATGGTCCGAAACGCCGTGATCATCGGTGACGGCATGGCGCGGGAACATGACGGACTCCTCGGGTCACCGTGGGGCGCGAGCGGCGAAGACCCGCTGGCCGTGCGCGGCCAACGCGTGTTCCGGCCCGGGCAGAACCAGCCGGGCGGGCAGATCGGCCGCGACGAGCGCGGCACGCCACTGGGTTTCGGTCAGAAAGATGCGGTCGGTCCCCGCACGCACGTCATCGCGACCGGGGCGTACACCGCCGGGACGGGCGGACATCAGGAAATGCATGGAGGTGAGCAACTGGCAGTGTTCACGGCAGGACTCGATGACGACGAGGTGCCCGCCGGGGCGCAACACCTCCCGCAGCCCTCCCAACATCGCGCCGCAGTGGTGGGCGTTGTGCAACACGTTCGCGGCCAGGATGACGTCGAAGGATCGCTTCGGCGGCAACTCGGCATTGAGATCGAGCAGGCCGAACCGTAGCCAGGGGTAGTGCGAGAAGCGCGCCCGGGCGGCATCGAGGAAGAACGACGACACATCGGTGAAGTGGTATTCGACGGGAAGACCGTCGAGCACCGGGAGAAGGTCGGCGGTGGTGCCTCCGACACCCGCGCCCAGTTCGAGGATGCGGACGGGGTGGCGATCGGCGGCGAGTGCGTCCACGGCGCGGGTGACGATCGCGCCTGCCGCCGCGTTCAGATATCGGTTCACCGGATTGTCCCGGTACGCGGCCTCGGCGGTGAGCAGGTCGGCGTCCGGGAACAACAGCTCCTGGGCGAGCACTCGGTCCCGTAACAGATCGAGCGCATGGCGATTGGCTGCCGCGAAGAAGCGCGCCAGCTGCGGGGAGAACCCCAGGTCGGCGCACACTCGATCCAGATCGGCGCGACGCGGGGCAGCGGCCTCCCGCAGGGACGAGTAGGTTTGTCCGTCCTGGTGTTCCAGCCATCCGTGCGCGGTGAGCACGCCGAGCCAGCGCCGCAGCAGCCACCGATGTCGTGGTGCGACGTCCAGTGCTGCCGCGATGTCGTCCTCGGTGCGCGCCGCACCGCCGGACAGCGCCGGTCGCAGTGCGGCGGCCATGGCGCGCAGGCCGAACAGATCGAGGTCGTCGCGGGCGGAAAGGCAATGCCGCGCATCGAAATCGGCGACCGCCGCGGCGGCGTGCGCAGCGATGTCGATGGCCTCGCCGGCGGTCATCGCGCCTCGTTCAGCGGCGGGATGTTGTGATTGCAACGAAACAGGTTGTCGGGATCGTAGCGGTGTTTGAGCTGTTGCAGTCGCGGATAGGAATCGCGATGGTAGGCGCGGCGCACCCGTTCCGGTGAGGCGGTGTCGTCGAGGATCCCGATATACGGCCCGCCCGCCGAACCGTCCTGCAGCGCGGCCACGACCTCGGCGATCCACCGGCGTGACGGGTCCAGATCCGTCCCGGCCGGCCCACCGGAGAACATGACCGCGTGGTAGGCGGCGTCGTGGTAGCCGAACGCGGTCGCGTCCACCGGCACACGGCGCAGCGCGCCGCCGAGTTGATGTACCGAGACCAGCGAATAGGGGGTGGGCATGTCGGCCGCGAGGTCGATGAGGGCGTCGATGGCGTCATCGTCGAACGCGCGCAGCCATTCCGTTCCGGTCGCGGTGCCGTGGCCTTCGTGGAATGCCTGCTCGGTATTGCGTTGCAGCTGCGGGTAATCCAGCCGCCGGATGAGGTCGAGCTCCGGTTCGCCCAGGCGCTTCAGTCCGGCCAATGCCGCGCGGGCCCGGTCGTCGGGCCCGAAGTACGCGACCGTCACCGCGGCCATCGCAGGCCCCTCGGGCGCGGTGGGCGGCCAGTGCAAGAGGGTCGCGCGCAACGCCAACTCGTCCGGGGCTTGGGCACAGAGCTCCCGGAACTCGCGGAACACGGCGCGCCCGGACTCCAGCCGGAACAGCAGCGTGCCCGCGTGCACGGAGCCGATCGGATGCAGTTCGAACTCGACCGACACGACGACACCGAAATTGCCGCCGCCGCCGCGCAGCGCCCACAGCAACTCGGGGTGATGGTCCTGGGTAGTGTGCACCAGTCGGCCGTCGGCCAGCACCACGTGAGCCGAGCGCACGCTGTCGCAGGTGAAGCCCGCCATCCGCTGCAGCCAGCCGCTGCCGCCGCACAGCGTCGAGCCGATCACGCCGACCGTGGACACGTCCGCTCCGGTCACGGCCAGGCCGTGCCGGTGGCAGGCGCGATCGAAATCCGCCCAGGTGACGCCCGCGCCGACGGTGGCACGCCGGGCGATCGGATCGATGGTGATCGTGCGCAGCCGCGACAGATCCAGCAGCAGCGCGCCGTTCGCCGCGGGGTGACGCGCGACTTCGTGGCCGCCCCCGCGCACCGAAACGACCATGCCGTGCCGCCGCGCACTCGTGACGGCGGCGCGGACGTCGGGAACCCCGGCGCAGCGTACGACGGCGGCGGGCCGCTGGTCGACGGCCGCATTCCAGCGCTGCCGGGCCAGGTCGTATCCCGCATCGCCCGGCGTCAGGACGGCGCCTCGACAGGTCGCGCGCAGGTCGGCGAGATGGTCCGTCGATCGGATAGCGGTCATGTGGCGGCGAACTCCTCGGATACGACGATGGAAGGCGATGCCGTTGCGCCGCGGAGCAATTCGAGATAGTCCGCGAGGACCTCCGGCATCCGACGGCGCACATAGCGTGTGAACGGGTCGTTGCAGGCGACCAGCGCTTCGGCGTCCATCTCGGCCTGGTGGTCGGGGCGGCCTGCGGCCAGCAGCCGCGCGTCGGCCGAGTCGAGCAGGACCGCGCATTCCGGCGGCAACGCCGCCGCGAGCGCAGCGGGCGCGACCGCGTCCGCGGCGTCGGGGACGAGCAGCGCGTTCGGTATGCCGGTGACCATGGTCGCCTCCCGGCGCACGGTGTCGGCGAGCGCGGCGATCCGGTCGGTGGCGTCGCGGCCGGGAAGCTCGCGCCAGGCGACGGTACGGTGCGGGCCCGGCGGTGGCGCGTCCACGGTGAGCACCACGTCGTAGCGGTATCGGGTCAGCTCGGTATCGTCTCGCATCGGTTTGGCGTAGCAGGCGACCCGCACCGATCGAGGATGCCGGCGGGCGATCCGGGTGAAGAGGCGAGGATCGCAGAGCAGTTCTTCGTCCGCGTCGAGCCGGGCGGCGGCCCGCCGCGCCAGATCGTCGGCACTCAGGCCGGGATCGCGAGCCAGTTCGAGCCAGCTAGCGAAATCCCGCGCCCCGAGGAGATTGCGGATGTCACCGACGACGACAGCGCCTCCGGGCGCAACCACGTCGAGCGCGTCGTCGAGTACGGCGGTGAGGTAGCGCTCGTCCGGGAAGCACTGGGTCACGCTGTTGAGCACCACGCAGTCCGGCCGCCCGCTCGCGTCCAGCGCACGCAATGCCGCGCGCACCCGGTCGGTGCCGAGCTCGTGCGCGGCGGCGCGCAGCACCGAGACGCCCGGCAGGCGTCGATCGCGCAGTCTTTCCACCACGGGCGCGGCCGGGTCCAGGCCCACGTAGCCGCGCGTGGACGGAGCCAGACGGTGGACGAGAAGCCCGCTGCCGCAGCCGATCTCCAGCACCGTCCGGGGCCGACCGCGCCGCATCAGCCCGACGGCGTGATCGATCCACTCCAGCATGTGCTCGCGCGGGAACGCCGCACCGGTGTCGGAGGCGCGCCATCCGGACAGATCGAGATCGTCGCCGTGGCGCAGCTCCTCGGAGGAGTAGACGAACTCGTACACGTGCCGCCAGTGCTCGAGATACTCGACGAGCAACGCGCCTGGCCCGGGTCGCACCGCGACGGCCTCCGGGGCGGGACGCACCACGAGCGCCGCGCGCCGCTCGTCCCACCGCGCCGAGTCGACCCACGGGTGCCGTCCGAGTACGGCGGCCAGCTCGTCGGTCACGGCTGGTGCGCCTGCGACACGGCCGCGAGCTCGGCCGCGGCGAACATACGGTACACGCGCTCGGGATCGTTGGCCGCATGCGCTCGGCCCCCGTGCACGTCGCGCCAGAAGCGCTGCACTGCGCTGTCGGGGCGCAACGCCCGGCCGCCGGAGCTTTCGAACAGCCGATCCATGGCGGCCACGGCGCGCTCGGTGCCGCGGACCTGATCGCGGCGCAACCGCAACCGATCACGCGGTCCGATGGGCCGGTCGGCCGCCGCCAGCGCGTACATGTCGTCGATGTTGCCGGTGAGCTGACGCCAGGCGGCATCGATCTCGGTCGCGGCGAAC
Above is a genomic segment from Nocardia sputorum containing:
- a CDS encoding FAS1-like dehydratase domain-containing protein, yielding MFPRHAVTDDHGVSDHYEVAREKIREFARAVQDSHPAHWDDSSAAALGHRGLVAPITFASAVGSLAQRSQMRAALDGYDPAQLLHVDQDIRCHRPVVAGDRLTHEVVVDSRRSTPSGDLIAVTTVIRDGMANPVQTVHTTLAGRAQELAPTVRALAMLDLPVPAAARLAPQAVRSTSLTREGNARIAVPGLTVGRRFPDRVFRLSRGELVHYAGVSGDVNPIHWSDEAARHAGLRMVTAHGMLTMGLGAACLSEWLGVADGVVGYYVRFASPVPVASDSVAEISIGGVVRSVDDATGRATISLTAQRDDVAVFAGATATVYTR
- a CDS encoding FAD-binding oxidoreductase, whose protein sequence is MTAIRSTDHLADLRATCRGAVLTPGDAGYDLARQRWNAAVDQRPAAVVRCAGVPDVRAAVTSARRHGMVVSVRGGGHEVARHPAANGALLLDLSRLRTITIDPIARRATVGAGVTWADFDRACHRHGLAVTGADVSTVGVIGSTLCGGSGWLQRMAGFTCDSVRSAHVVLADGRLVHTTQDHHPELLWALRGGGGNFGVVVSVEFELHPIGSVHAGTLLFRLESGRAVFREFRELCAQAPDELALRATLLHWPPTAPEGPAMAAVTVAYFGPDDRARAALAGLKRLGEPELDLIRRLDYPQLQRNTEQAFHEGHGTATGTEWLRAFDDDAIDALIDLAADMPTPYSLVSVHQLGGALRRVPVDATAFGYHDAAYHAVMFSGGPAGTDLDPSRRWIAEVVAALQDGSAGGPYIGILDDTASPERVRRAYHRDSYPRLQQLKHRYDPDNLFRCNHNIPPLNEAR
- a CDS encoding class I SAM-dependent methyltransferase yields the protein MTAGEAIDIAAHAAAAVADFDARHCLSARDDLDLFGLRAMAAALRPALSGGAARTEDDIAAALDVAPRHRWLLRRWLGVLTAHGWLEHQDGQTYSSLREAAAPRRADLDRVCADLGFSPQLARFFAAANRHALDLLRDRVLAQELLFPDADLLTAEAAYRDNPVNRYLNAAAGAIVTRAVDALAADRHPVRILELGAGVGGTTADLLPVLDGLPVEYHFTDVSSFFLDAARARFSHYPWLRFGLLDLNAELPPKRSFDVILAANVLHNAHHCGAMLGGLREVLRPGGHLVVIESCREHCQLLTSMHFLMSARPGGVRPGRDDVRAGTDRIFLTETQWRAALVAADLPARLVLPGPEHALAAHGQRVFAARAPR
- a CDS encoding permease; translation: MLAQNTLNSVRTRVSSTYVLAALIVLAVGLQAPLVRVVGSSARWQTAVTVFAGVFVQAVPFLVLGVLVSGAIAAFVSPAMLRRVLPRNESAAIGVAGLAGMALPGCECGVVPVARRLTEQGAPGSVALAFMLSAPAINPVVLIATAVAFPGEPGMVAARFTGSLATAMVMGLIWSRIGRPAWLLPGGRHDHCAVGRTRWEVFTEAARHDLLQASAFLVLGAATAAALHVLVPPAWYEHLAGRMVLAVVVLAVLAIALALCSEADAFVAASMSALPLLPRLVFLVVGPAVDVKLFAMQAGAFGRSFALRFAPLTFVVAVLCGTIAGYVLLGGAR
- a CDS encoding FAD-dependent monooxygenase: MRHHQVVVVGAGPVGLWLAAELRLGGVDVLVLEARAEPDPNSKALAIHPRTLEMLASRGLLDRFLAEGSRIPSGHFAALATRLDFRLLDTPYQFTLSLPQVRTEQLLETHARSAGADIRRGRRVAGLTARTESVVVHLDEGAAIEAEWVVGCDGVRSTVRQAAGIAYPGTESTMLGWLGDVELADPPPQPVLSEWTEAGLLMVVRLPGGCYRLIGITPKDLRTDRPGALTLDELRAKTLAIAGTEWGMHSPTWLSRFGNASRQAERYRADRILLAGDAAHQHMPAGGVGMNLGLADAMNLGWKLAATVSGRAPEGLLDTYHTERHPVGARALRSTQAQAALMTSFSSDGRQLRTLLSDLIGNRPEFARTLAEQLSGLSVAYPAAPGAHALTGHRAPDLPLDDGRSLFTALTDARHVLVDIAGGLGPVGELPLARAVPIHDRPEWAGVTAALVRPDGYLAWVGSHDTGPVTAGLV
- a CDS encoding class I SAM-dependent methyltransferase — translated: MTDELAAVLGRHPWVDSARWDERRAALVVRPAPEAVAVRPGPGALLVEYLEHWRHVYEFVYSSEELRHGDDLDLSGWRASDTGAAFPREHMLEWIDHAVGLMRRGRPRTVLEIGCGSGLLVHRLAPSTRGYVGLDPAAPVVERLRDRRLPGVSVLRAAAHELGTDRVRAALRALDASGRPDCVVLNSVTQCFPDERYLTAVLDDALDVVAPGGAVVVGDIRNLLGARDFASWLELARDPGLSADDLARRAAARLDADEELLCDPRLFTRIARRHPRSVRVACYAKPMRDDTELTRYRYDVVLTVDAPPPGPHRTVAWRELPGRDATDRIAALADTVRREATMVTGIPNALLVPDAADAVAPAALAAALPPECAVLLDSADARLLAAGRPDHQAEMDAEALVACNDPFTRYVRRRMPEVLADYLELLRGATASPSIVVSEEFAAT
- a CDS encoding TIGR03943 family putative permease subunit, producing the protein MRRETQNLLLLLIGGAVLWTALDGSYLRYVKPSLYPFLVVSGVGFILLGLVAIGRDIRHGAAAAADEHDHAHGSGRVQWLLLLPAAALLLIAPPALGAQAAVTSSRVQVVSRESSSAGPEQRSFPPLPADAVPTLRLVELVNRALLDADRSLDGREVLVSGFVMRPDDPGRQRPGTPDADLARVVITCCVGDARYVQVHLAGMTETIEDDAWLEVRGFVEPGSAQHDPDLVPTLRVTGYQRVAAPEHTYEQDR